One window from the genome of Streptomyces sp. NBC_00708 encodes:
- a CDS encoding helix-turn-helix domain-containing protein, translating into MTQSTSGTAAAPPLPSPKERRRLREARSLTEEQVAAAIGVTRATVRAWETGRTSPRGRKREAYARLIGTATTDAAAPVPGTSSAPENPSNTTPRPPAGTAEPAPGPAASSPDPPSAPPPPVPVEATGSVAMAATEPGETVEPDETGEAAETGPPEAVAAGAGVIEAVAAEAGVTEAGVTEAGVTETPPGGTPAPDRAAEGGPSPEEAFDALYRHAASALFRQTYLLTGRCALSRAAVAKAFELAWERWPEVAVDRDPVGWVRAAAYEYAMSPWRRLNREHRRLDPPPEAPASRALLDALLTLPPSYRRTLVLHDGVGLGLPDTAAETEASTRAAAGRLMTARAAVAERLPEVGGPASPAEQSALIHEHLGTLARSRPASSLPVPELIRTGSERKAQLWARTAIAFTVLIVGLTLITLATAPRKYETPPAPAQKVGGVPPVGGPQKLTPQDVKLRKKLGDEPFHGPDRLVPEAG; encoded by the coding sequence ATGACGCAGAGCACGTCCGGCACGGCCGCCGCTCCCCCGCTCCCCTCCCCGAAGGAGCGACGCAGGCTGCGGGAGGCCAGGTCCCTGACGGAGGAGCAGGTCGCGGCGGCCATCGGCGTCACCCGGGCGACGGTGCGCGCATGGGAAACGGGCCGCACCAGCCCGCGCGGCCGCAAGCGCGAGGCGTACGCCCGCCTGATCGGCACGGCCACGACGGACGCCGCCGCGCCGGTCCCGGGGACCTCTTCGGCCCCCGAGAACCCATCGAACACCACGCCGAGGCCGCCGGCCGGAACGGCGGAGCCGGCGCCCGGCCCCGCCGCCTCGTCGCCCGATCCGCCGTCGGCACCCCCTCCACCGGTCCCCGTCGAAGCCACCGGGAGCGTTGCCATGGCCGCCACCGAACCCGGCGAAACCGTTGAACCGGACGAGACCGGCGAGGCGGCTGAGACGGGTCCGCCCGAGGCCGTTGCGGCCGGGGCCGGCGTGATCGAGGCCGTCGCGGCCGAGGCCGGCGTGACCGAGGCCGGCGTGACCGAGGCCGGCGTGACCGAGACGCCCCCCGGCGGCACCCCCGCCCCGGACCGTGCCGCCGAAGGCGGCCCCTCGCCGGAGGAGGCGTTCGACGCGTTGTACCGGCATGCCGCGTCCGCCCTCTTCCGGCAGACCTATCTGCTGACCGGGCGGTGCGCTCTGTCCCGCGCGGCGGTGGCCAAAGCGTTCGAGCTGGCGTGGGAGCGCTGGCCGGAGGTCGCGGTGGACCGGGACCCGGTGGGCTGGGTGCGGGCCGCGGCCTACGAGTACGCGATGTCCCCGTGGCGCCGGCTGAACCGTGAGCACCGCCGCCTCGACCCGCCGCCCGAGGCCCCCGCCTCGCGCGCGCTGCTCGACGCGCTGCTGACCCTGCCCCCCTCGTACCGTCGCACGCTGGTGCTCCACGACGGTGTCGGGCTCGGGCTGCCGGACACCGCGGCGGAGACCGAGGCGAGCACCCGGGCGGCGGCCGGGCGGCTGATGACCGCGCGCGCGGCCGTCGCCGAGCGGCTGCCCGAGGTCGGCGGGCCCGCGTCGCCCGCCGAGCAGTCCGCGCTGATCCACGAGCACCTGGGCACGCTCGCCCGCAGCCGGCCCGCCTCCTCGCTGCCCGTACCGGAGCTGATCCGTACCGGCAGCGAACGCAAGGCACAGCTGTGGGCCAGGACGGCCATCGCGTTCACCGTGCTGATCGTCGGGCTCACGCTGATCACCCTGGCGACGGCGCCCCGGAAGTACGAGACGCCCCCGGCGCCCGCCCAGAAGGTCGGCGGCGTACCACCCGTCGGCGGTCCGCAGAAGCTGACGCCGCAGGACGTGAAGCTGCGGAAGAAGCTCGGCGACGAGCCGTTCCACGGCCCCGACCGCCTGGTTCCCGAAGCCGGCTGA
- a CDS encoding RDD family protein produces the protein MSFGDPNPNNPYGQQPGQPPQGQPGYGYPQAPQGVPPQGQPGYGYPQQPGQAPYGQVPPQYPGQPGGPAPEGYANVPGLGTVEVGTYGARFGARLLDMIFAYIVVIILNMIIFGAAFAGMKADDDNAAGLAVGSLFGALLVSALTFIFYDVIFVSAMGTTPGKMILGMRIVNSRTGQKPTFGPALVRWGFPIGLGYITCFLGYVLIVISPFFDNTGQLRGWHDKAANTLVIKK, from the coding sequence ATGAGCTTCGGCGACCCGAACCCGAACAACCCCTACGGGCAGCAGCCCGGCCAGCCGCCGCAGGGCCAGCCCGGATACGGCTACCCGCAGGCTCCCCAGGGCGTCCCGCCGCAGGGCCAGCCGGGCTACGGCTACCCGCAGCAGCCGGGCCAGGCCCCCTACGGCCAGGTCCCGCCGCAGTACCCGGGCCAGCCCGGTGGCCCGGCCCCCGAGGGCTACGCGAACGTCCCCGGTCTCGGCACGGTGGAGGTCGGCACGTACGGCGCCCGCTTCGGCGCGCGTCTGCTCGACATGATCTTCGCCTACATCGTGGTGATCATTCTCAACATGATCATCTTCGGCGCCGCTTTCGCCGGCATGAAGGCGGACGACGACAACGCCGCCGGGCTGGCCGTGGGCTCCCTCTTCGGCGCCCTTCTCGTCTCGGCTCTGACGTTCATCTTCTACGACGTCATCTTCGTCAGCGCGATGGGCACCACCCCCGGCAAGATGATCCTCGGCATGCGGATCGTCAACTCCCGCACCGGCCAGAAGCCGACCTTCGGCCCGGCGCTGGTCCGCTGGGGCTTCCCCATCGGCCTCGGTTACATCACCTGCTTCCTGGGTTACGTCCTGATCGTGATCTCGCCGTTCTTCGACAACACCGGGCAGCTGCGCGGCTGGCACGACAAGGCCGCGAACACCCTGGTCATCAAGAAGTAA
- the purH gene encoding bifunctional phosphoribosylaminoimidazolecarboxamide formyltransferase/IMP cyclohydrolase, translating into MSVNKPIRRALVSVYDKTGLEDLARGLHEAGVELVSTGSTAGKIAAAGVPVTKVEELTGFPECLDGRVKTLHPRVHAGILADLRLDAHREQLAELGVEPFDLVVVNLYPFKETVASGATADECVEQIDIGGPSMVRAAAKNHPSVAVVTSPERYADVLAAVKEGGFDLTARKRLAAEAFQHTAAYDVAVAGWFAADYAAADDSGFPDFLGTTYERQDVLRYGENPHQPAALYTSGTGGLAGAEQLHGKAMSYNNYTDTDAARRAAYDHDEPCVAIIKHANPCGIAIADDVATAHRNAHACDPLSAFGGVIAVNRPVTVEMAEQVAEIFTEVIVAPAYEDGAVEVLSRKKNIRVLRCPEAPAAEVEVKPIDGGALLQVTDRLQAEGDDPANWTLATGEALSADELRELAFAWKACRAVKSNAILLAKDGASVGVGMGQVNRVDSAKLAVERAGEERAAGSYAASDAFFPFPDGLEILTAAGIKAVAQPGGSVRDELVVEAAKKAGVTMYFTGTRHFFH; encoded by the coding sequence ATGTCGGTGAATAAGCCCATCCGCCGCGCCCTGGTCAGCGTCTACGACAAGACGGGGCTCGAAGACCTCGCCCGCGGTCTGCACGAGGCGGGTGTCGAGCTGGTCTCCACCGGCTCCACCGCCGGAAAGATCGCCGCCGCCGGCGTCCCGGTCACCAAGGTCGAGGAGCTGACCGGCTTCCCCGAGTGCCTCGACGGCCGCGTCAAGACGCTGCACCCCCGCGTCCACGCCGGCATCCTCGCCGACCTGCGCCTGGACGCGCACCGCGAGCAGCTCGCCGAGCTGGGCGTGGAGCCGTTCGACCTGGTGGTCGTGAACCTCTACCCGTTCAAGGAGACCGTCGCCTCCGGCGCCACCGCCGACGAGTGCGTCGAGCAGATCGACATCGGCGGCCCGTCGATGGTCCGCGCCGCCGCCAAGAACCACCCGTCCGTGGCCGTCGTCACCAGCCCGGAGCGTTACGCCGACGTGCTCGCCGCGGTCAAGGAGGGCGGCTTCGACCTGACCGCCCGCAAGCGGCTCGCCGCCGAGGCCTTCCAGCACACCGCCGCCTACGACGTGGCCGTCGCCGGCTGGTTCGCCGCCGACTACGCCGCCGCCGACGACTCCGGCTTCCCGGACTTCCTCGGTACGACGTACGAGCGCCAGGACGTCCTGCGCTACGGCGAGAACCCGCACCAGCCCGCCGCGCTCTACACCTCCGGCACCGGCGGCCTGGCCGGCGCCGAGCAGCTGCACGGCAAGGCGATGTCGTACAACAACTACACGGACACCGACGCCGCCCGGCGCGCCGCGTACGACCACGACGAGCCCTGTGTCGCGATCATCAAGCACGCCAACCCCTGTGGCATCGCGATCGCCGACGACGTCGCGACCGCGCACCGCAACGCCCACGCCTGCGACCCGCTGTCGGCGTTCGGCGGTGTCATCGCCGTCAACCGTCCGGTGACCGTCGAGATGGCCGAGCAGGTCGCGGAGATCTTCACCGAGGTCATCGTCGCCCCGGCGTACGAGGACGGCGCCGTCGAGGTCCTGTCCCGCAAGAAGAACATCCGCGTGCTGCGCTGCCCCGAGGCCCCGGCCGCCGAGGTCGAGGTCAAGCCGATCGACGGCGGCGCGCTGCTCCAGGTGACCGACCGCCTCCAGGCCGAGGGCGACGACCCGGCCAACTGGACGCTCGCCACGGGCGAGGCGCTCTCCGCCGACGAACTGCGCGAGCTGGCCTTCGCCTGGAAGGCGTGCCGCGCGGTCAAGTCCAACGCGATCCTGCTCGCCAAGGACGGCGCCTCGGTCGGCGTCGGCATGGGCCAGGTCAACCGCGTCGACTCCGCGAAGCTCGCCGTCGAGCGCGCGGGCGAGGAGCGGGCGGCCGGTTCGTACGCGGCGTCCGACGCGTTCTTCCCCTTCCCGGACGGGCTGGAGATCCTGACCGCGGCCGGTATCAAGGCCGTGGCCCAGCCGGGCGGTTCGGTCCGCGACGAGCTGGTGGTCGAGGCCGCGAAGAAGGCGGGCGTGACGATGTACTTCACGGGCACCCGGCACTTCTTCCACTGA
- a CDS encoding DUF3017 domain-containing protein, which translates to MGATSGAAEEAGTGAPGAPAETSGAPARTSGSATGDASGADEGGADANGADTSGADVTVADEGGATRTGASASGADEDGGSDPAPDTGATVADTRRSRRFSLTRDTARPEGGGRAAGGDAPAPARQWPLLAVLCTAGAGLLIVAADPFEQAFRVGTILIGIALVAGAVLRIAVRSVGMLAVRSRFTDLVTYGLLGTLIVLLALVAQPQPWLDIPFLEDAVHFTVR; encoded by the coding sequence ATGGGTGCGACGAGCGGCGCCGCCGAAGAGGCCGGTACGGGGGCGCCCGGGGCCCCGGCGGAAACGTCGGGGGCGCCGGCACGGACGTCCGGGTCCGCGACTGGTGACGCGAGCGGTGCGGACGAGGGCGGTGCGGACGCGAACGGTGCGGACACGAGTGGCGCGGACGTGACGGTCGCGGACGAGGGCGGTGCGACGCGGACCGGTGCGAGCGCGTCCGGCGCGGACGAGGACGGCGGGTCGGACCCCGCGCCCGACACCGGCGCCACCGTCGCCGACACGCGGCGGTCGCGGCGGTTCTCGCTCACCCGGGACACCGCGCGGCCCGAGGGCGGCGGCCGGGCGGCCGGGGGCGATGCGCCCGCGCCGGCCCGGCAGTGGCCGCTGCTCGCGGTGCTCTGCACGGCCGGTGCCGGACTGCTGATCGTGGCGGCCGACCCCTTCGAGCAGGCGTTCCGCGTCGGCACGATACTGATCGGCATCGCCCTCGTCGCGGGCGCGGTCCTGCGTATCGCCGTGCGTTCGGTGGGCATGCTCGCGGTGCGGTCCCGCTTCACCGACCTGGTGACGTACGGGTTGCTCGGCACCCTCATCGTGCTGCTCGCGCTGGTCGCGCAGCCGCAGCCGTGGCTGGACATCCCGTTCCTGGAGGACGCGGTCCACTTCACGGTCCGCTGA
- the sucD gene encoding succinate--CoA ligase subunit alpha, which yields MAIFLTKDSKVIVQGMTGATGMKHTKLMLADGTNIVGGVNPRKAGTTVDFDGTEVPVFGSVAEAMEKTGANVSVLFVPPAFSKAAVVEAIDAEIPLAVVITEGIAVHDSAAFWAYAGSKGNKTRIIGPNCPGLITPGQSNAGIIPGDITKPGRIGLVSKSGTLTYQMMYELRDIGFSSAVGIGGDPVIGTTHIDALAAFEADPETDLIVMIGEIGGDAEERAADFIAKNVTKPVVGYVAGFTAPEGKTMGHAGAIVSGSSGTAQAKKEALEAAGVKVGKTPTETAKLAREILGA from the coding sequence ATGGCTATCTTCCTCACCAAGGACAGCAAGGTCATCGTCCAGGGGATGACCGGCGCGACGGGCATGAAGCACACCAAGCTCATGCTCGCCGACGGCACCAACATCGTCGGTGGCGTGAACCCGCGCAAGGCCGGCACGACCGTCGACTTCGACGGCACCGAGGTACCGGTCTTCGGCTCCGTCGCCGAGGCGATGGAGAAGACCGGCGCGAACGTGTCCGTCCTCTTCGTGCCGCCGGCTTTCTCGAAGGCCGCCGTCGTCGAGGCGATCGACGCCGAGATCCCGCTCGCCGTCGTGATCACCGAGGGCATCGCCGTCCACGACTCGGCCGCCTTCTGGGCGTACGCCGGCTCGAAGGGCAACAAGACCCGGATCATCGGTCCGAACTGCCCCGGCCTGATCACCCCCGGCCAGTCCAACGCCGGCATCATCCCGGGCGACATCACCAAGCCCGGCCGCATCGGTCTCGTGTCCAAGTCCGGCACGCTGACGTACCAGATGATGTACGAGCTCCGTGACATCGGCTTCTCGTCCGCCGTCGGCATCGGTGGCGACCCGGTCATCGGTACGACGCACATCGACGCCCTCGCGGCGTTCGAGGCGGACCCCGAGACCGACCTGATCGTCATGATCGGCGAGATCGGCGGCGACGCCGAGGAGCGTGCGGCGGACTTCATCGCGAAGAACGTCACCAAGCCGGTCGTCGGTTACGTCGCGGGCTTCACCGCCCCCGAGGGCAAGACCATGGGCCACGCCGGCGCCATCGTCTCCGGCTCCTCCGGCACCGCGCAGGCCAAGAAGGAGGCCCTTGAGGCCGCCGGCGTGAAGGTCGGCAAGACGCCGACCGAGACCGCCAAGCTGGCGCGCGAGATCCTCGGCGCCTGA
- a CDS encoding DUF6350 family protein translates to MTERSPSLSAGQGRPAVLVAAVLRGAVAAGLGLGSVAVLVAALWITSPAPDSGPGEAFHTAAGLWLLAHGAELIRTETLTGAPAPMGVVPLLLAVLPVWLVHRAARDVLEPDEGRGVPTPGGAFASVTGGYLLVGGAVALYARGASLSARPLSLLLPAALVVAGAAAAGVWTACGRPLGPPPTWAPVRLHEAMARTLFLRRADAVGRAAGAGTAVLLGGGALVVASALVRHGQPVQESFLRLSGDWGGRIAVLLLALGLVPNAAVWGAAYGLGPGFSLGTASTAAPLAFTGPPAVPDFPLLAAMPAQGPGTPLNWAAGAVPVAAALTVAWFTVRRAVPAPGEPEGPWSLWETALTTALGALGCGTGAALLAAAAGGPLGTHALADFGPVWWLTGAAALAWTTVIGVPAALLLRAWRLRGRTGEDTAGKALEDTAKEARKDTAKKARKDTAKDTADRPAVVPVPAAQVAAGPTSESRRRWWSRSGRRTAEEAEQQPDGAPAPAPVPASDGGEEDVDAYDFLPTDPWHARTAAGEPPAPRPEPAEDDAPREPGPPALDAEDR, encoded by the coding sequence GTGACCGAACGCAGCCCGTCGTTGTCGGCCGGACAGGGGCGCCCCGCCGTGCTGGTCGCGGCCGTGCTGCGCGGGGCCGTCGCGGCCGGGCTCGGCCTGGGCTCCGTCGCCGTCCTCGTCGCCGCGCTCTGGATCACCTCGCCGGCGCCGGACAGCGGACCCGGCGAGGCGTTCCACACGGCGGCCGGCCTGTGGCTGCTCGCGCACGGTGCCGAACTGATCAGGACCGAGACGCTGACCGGGGCCCCGGCTCCGATGGGGGTCGTCCCCTTGCTGCTCGCCGTCCTGCCGGTGTGGCTGGTGCACCGCGCGGCCCGGGATGTGCTGGAGCCCGACGAGGGACGCGGCGTCCCGACGCCCGGGGGCGCGTTCGCCTCGGTGACGGGCGGGTATCTGCTGGTCGGCGGGGCGGTCGCGCTCTACGCGCGGGGCGCCTCGCTGTCTGCCCGGCCGCTCTCGCTGCTCCTTCCCGCCGCTCTCGTCGTGGCGGGCGCCGCCGCGGCCGGGGTGTGGACGGCCTGCGGGCGCCCGCTCGGCCCGCCGCCCACCTGGGCGCCGGTGCGGCTGCACGAGGCGATGGCGCGCACCCTGTTCCTGCGGCGGGCCGACGCGGTGGGCCGGGCGGCGGGGGCCGGGACGGCGGTGCTGCTGGGCGGCGGCGCCCTGGTCGTCGCCTCGGCGCTGGTCCGGCACGGGCAACCGGTGCAGGAGTCCTTCCTGCGGCTCTCCGGTGACTGGGGCGGCCGTATCGCGGTGCTCCTGCTGGCGCTGGGGCTGGTGCCGAACGCGGCGGTGTGGGGCGCGGCGTACGGGCTCGGCCCGGGTTTCTCCCTCGGTACGGCGTCGACGGCCGCCCCGCTCGCCTTCACCGGGCCCCCGGCCGTCCCCGACTTCCCGTTGCTGGCCGCGATGCCGGCCCAGGGGCCGGGCACGCCCCTGAACTGGGCGGCCGGCGCGGTCCCGGTGGCGGCGGCACTGACGGTCGCCTGGTTCACGGTACGGAGGGCGGTCCCGGCCCCCGGCGAACCGGAGGGGCCCTGGAGCCTGTGGGAGACCGCGCTCACCACCGCGCTGGGCGCGCTGGGCTGCGGGACCGGCGCGGCACTGCTGGCGGCGGCGGCCGGAGGCCCGCTCGGCACGCACGCCCTGGCGGACTTCGGGCCCGTGTGGTGGCTCACCGGGGCGGCGGCGCTGGCGTGGACGACCGTCATCGGCGTTCCGGCGGCCCTGCTGCTGCGGGCCTGGCGGCTGCGGGGACGTACCGGCGAGGACACCGCCGGGAAGGCCCTGGAAGACACCGCGAAGGAAGCCCGGAAGGACACGGCGAAGAAGGCCCGGAAGGACACCGCGAAGGACACCGCGGACCGCCCCGCCGTCGTGCCCGTACCCGCCGCGCAGGTGGCGGCCGGGCCGACGAGCGAGTCCCGCCGCAGATGGTGGTCCCGCAGCGGCCGCCGCACCGCCGAGGAGGCGGAGCAGCAGCCCGACGGAGCGCCCGCCCCCGCCCCCGTACCGGCGTCCGACGGGGGAGAGGAGGACGTCGACGCGTACGACTTCCTGCCGACCGACCCCTGGCACGCGCGGACCGCGGCCGGGGAACCTCCGGCCCCGCGACCGGAGCCGGCGGAGGACGACGCGCCCCGCGAACCGGGCCCGCCGGCGCTTGACGCCGAAGACCGCTAG
- the purN gene encoding phosphoribosylglycinamide formyltransferase, whose product MASPLSSARPARVVVLVSGSGTNLQALLDAIGDDPDGFGARIVAVGADRDGIAGLERAERAGLPTFVCRVKDHASREEWDAALAGATDAHRPDLVVSAGFMKIVGKEFLARFGGRFVNTHPALLPSFPGAHGVRDALAYGVKVTGCTVHFVDDGVDTGPIIAQGVVEVTEEDTPEGEAALHERIKEVERKLLVEAVGRLARDGYRIEGRKVHLGHVGE is encoded by the coding sequence GTGGCCTCCCCGCTCTCCTCCGCCCGCCCGGCCCGTGTGGTCGTCCTGGTCTCCGGGTCCGGTACGAACCTCCAGGCCCTGCTCGACGCGATCGGCGACGACCCCGACGGCTTCGGCGCCCGGATCGTCGCGGTCGGCGCCGACCGCGACGGCATCGCCGGCCTGGAACGGGCCGAGCGCGCCGGGCTCCCGACCTTCGTGTGCCGCGTCAAGGACCACGCCTCGCGGGAGGAGTGGGACGCCGCGCTCGCCGGGGCGACCGACGCGCACCGGCCGGACCTCGTGGTGTCCGCCGGGTTCATGAAGATCGTGGGCAAGGAGTTCCTCGCCCGGTTCGGCGGCCGGTTCGTCAACACCCACCCCGCCCTGCTCCCCAGCTTTCCCGGTGCCCACGGCGTGCGTGACGCGCTCGCGTACGGCGTGAAGGTCACCGGGTGCACCGTCCACTTCGTCGACGACGGTGTCGACACCGGTCCGATCATCGCGCAGGGCGTGGTCGAGGTGACCGAAGAGGACACCCCGGAGGGCGAAGCGGCCCTTCACGAACGCATCAAGGAAGTCGAGCGCAAGCTGCTCGTCGAGGCCGTGGGGCGGCTCGCCCGTGACGGCTATCGCATTGAGGGACGAAAGGTTCATCTCGGTCATGTCGGTGAATAA
- a CDS encoding bifunctional methylenetetrahydrofolate dehydrogenase/methenyltetrahydrofolate cyclohydrolase: protein MTAQILDGKATAAAIKSDLTARVAALKARGITPGLGTLLVGDDPGSRWYVNGKHRDCAQVGIGSIQRELPDTATQEEIEGVVRELNADPACTGYIVQLPLPKGIDTNRVLELMDPAKDADGLHPMNLGRLVLNETGPLPCTPQGVVQLLRHHGVEINGAHVVVVGRGVTIGRSIPLLLTRKSENATVTQCHTGTRDLAAHLKQADIIVAAAGVPHIIKPEYVKPGAAVLDVGVSRDEDGKIVGDVHPGVAEVAAWISPNPGGVGPMTRAQLLVNVVEAAERDASAVSAG, encoded by the coding sequence ATGACTGCCCAGATTCTCGATGGCAAGGCCACCGCAGCCGCGATCAAGTCCGATCTGACCGCCCGCGTGGCGGCCCTCAAGGCCCGGGGCATCACCCCCGGCCTGGGAACCCTGCTGGTCGGGGACGACCCGGGCAGCAGGTGGTACGTGAACGGCAAGCACCGCGACTGCGCACAGGTCGGCATCGGCTCCATCCAGCGCGAACTGCCCGACACCGCCACGCAGGAGGAGATCGAGGGGGTCGTCCGCGAACTCAACGCCGACCCCGCCTGCACGGGTTACATCGTGCAGCTTCCCCTCCCCAAGGGCATCGACACCAACCGCGTCCTGGAACTCATGGACCCGGCCAAGGACGCCGACGGCCTCCACCCGATGAACCTCGGCCGGCTGGTGCTCAACGAGACCGGTCCGCTGCCCTGCACCCCGCAGGGCGTCGTCCAACTGCTGCGCCACCACGGCGTGGAGATCAACGGGGCGCACGTCGTGGTCGTCGGACGCGGTGTCACCATCGGGCGGTCCATCCCGCTGCTGCTCACCCGCAAGTCGGAGAACGCCACGGTGACCCAGTGCCACACCGGTACGCGGGACCTGGCCGCCCACCTGAAGCAGGCCGACATCATCGTCGCCGCCGCGGGTGTGCCGCACATCATCAAGCCGGAGTACGTGAAGCCGGGCGCCGCGGTCCTGGACGTCGGCGTCAGCCGTGACGAGGACGGCAAGATCGTCGGCGACGTCCACCCGGGCGTGGCCGAGGTCGCCGCCTGGATCTCGCCGAACCCGGGCGGTGTCGGCCCGATGACCCGCGCCCAGCTGCTCGTCAACGTGGTCGAGGCCGCCGAGCGCGACGCTTCCGCCGTCTCCGCCGGCTGA